Within the Rhodomicrobium lacus genome, the region GAGATGCTAAAAGCGCCGTCCGTAATGCGCGACATTCCGGCAAGGTATCCGGTGCTAAAAAACGTCCGGCAATCGTCTCCACAGATCGCTGCGGCGGCTTCACGTTTAGCCAGAGAGCCAGGCATTGCCGAACACCCGCGCCAGACTAAGCGCCGTCGCCGCTGAAACACCCATCGCCACGCAACAGCCTACGTCAGGCCGAGAGGCGCTGCATGAATTCTTCGGTTAGGATTTCGCCGACTGTTGCCGACTTGCGCTTGCCGTCACCATTTGATCGCCTCAATAGCTATCGTCGTCGAGAACATTGTACCGACTTTTCATGCCCCAGCTTCATCCCGAATTTTGGTGGCTGAGACCGCTTCTATAACATCATCGAGATATATTCTTTCCACGGCATAACCGACGTCGCGACCGTAAAAAACGTGGGAAATATTAGGAAGAGGCACAATAACGTAGCGTCCCGCGAAAGCGCTGAGCCCGGCTTCGATGCGCTGCTTGACATCGAAGAAGGAAAAAGGGTTTTTTTCGTTGGTACCCTGTGTATCGCGAACCGCAACGCAGGCCTGACCAACACGGCGGATACCTTCTTCGATAAGGCGGCGGTGACCGTCGTGAAAAGGCTGGTAGCGCCCGAGAAACAAGGCTGTGGGCTTTTTCGGGTCGAACACGGGGCGGAGCTCTTGAAGGATACGCTCAGCCCAATGGCGTGGTGAGCCTTCCGCAGTAACGCGCATATCGTATTTCTCAGGCGCGGCGAAAAGCTTGTTTGTATCCTGAAACCGGCCTTCCCGGATGCGATCGAGCCAAATCGTAAGGGCCGGTCCGAAAGCATCCCTCGTTTCGGCTGTCGGACAAATAAAGTCCGCGATGGCCGTCCCGCCGGCCTTGACCACTTGATCGCATAGCCAACCCATCCTTCGAGCTTGTTCGATGCGATCCTTAACCGAGAAGCCGAGATCGCGATTGACGTTCGCTCTCACCTCGTCGGCGTTGAAAAGCACGGCGTTCAAGAGCGGAGCCAATTCGCGGGCCAAAGTCGTTTTTCCGGCCCCAGGCAAGCCCATGATGAGGATTTTCCGCTGCATGCTCCCTCCAAAATGCACATTACCGAATATAACCGGAAACGTTGCTGTGGCGCCCCTAGCCTCTCCAGCCACAATCTTCGGTAAGATAGCCGAAGCGCATCATCATGGGAGCGTGCGCGCGAACGACCGCTTCAATCTCGCTCTGGGATAGCACCTCGCGCCACTGACCCGCCTTTCCTGAACGGAAGAACCTGCCTGCCGTCGGTGGCCGCTCTGTGAAGCCGCTTCTTTCTTCCTGGCTCGCCGCTTCGGCGAAGGAGGATTTTTCGATCGCGCGGCTGAGCTGCTTCGCGTTGGGCTTCAGCCGCAGAAAAGACGCGAGCCGCCCGAAAGTACGCTCCGGCGATGCCAACATATCTTCGTAGCGCACGAGCAGAACGGGGCGGTGCGGAACCGACATCCAGCTTGCCGCGTGGAAACTCCAAGACCCCAGAAACTCATAAACGCGCCTCGGATCGACATCGATATTCGCGTCGGCGTTCGCCATGAAGGCGATCACCTTGGCTGCTGGCAGGCTCGAATAGTGCGCATACGACACCGCCACATCGAGCGGATTGCGCACGATGTAAACCGCCGCCAGCGTGATATCGAAATTGATGGTCGGGAAGCCCTCGATCGTGGCGACGGCGTTATGGGTCTTGACGTAAACGGGGCCTTTCCGGCCGTGCGCGAGATCGGCTTGAACCTCTGTTCGAGCTTGCGCAATCTCGCGCAGCGTTGCTTCAGCCACTGGCTTCCCGAGCCTGCGCGCGAAGCCAGCCGCCAGCGCATCGCGCGCCGTCAGCTCATGAAGCGCGTTGATGCTCTGAGCGCCCTCTCCTTGCTCCCGCAACTCCCGCATCAGATTATGAAGGAAGATCCGGACCCACGTGTTTCCGGACTTTGGATAGGAAGCGAGCCATATCGCGGTTTGGACATGGCTTCGATTTTCGGAGCTTGATGTCGACATCTTTCCCGTCCCGCGAGCGCGATCACCCTCTATTGTGTACACGTTAGCGCTGAATTTATGCGTCAACGATGACAAACCATTTCATATTTGTATCAAGATGTATCTCTCTTGTGGCAAGAAGGTGTTTCCATGTTGGCATAAACGGCACCTGAAAACGAGATAAGGCCGATATCTATATGAAATAGATAGCATACCTCCTTAGGTAGCGCTTATCCAATTCCACCCCAACGATATCGCGCTTGCCCGCGAAGCTCTTGACTATAATCGCCAATGAGCTTTTCAATGTAGGTGAAAAAAACTTCGAGTGTTGTCTTGCCATGAGTTGAAAGAAGGCGAGGCACGTATGCTCTGTGGAGAAGATGTCAAAATACTCAAATGCGCATCTTCTAAAGCAAAAAGATAGACTTACATTGAAAAAAGAGAATAATATAAGAAATCTATTCGATATTCTTGTCGAAAAATCCATTGGAACGGAGTTTTAAGAATTAATAAAGAAAATAAACGAGGCTGGAATAATTAATTCTTATATAGAAAATGAATTTATTGACGACTCTATTGACCGCGATGATGGAGTAGAAGAGATGTTAGCTTTTATAAACTTAAGTTTCGTAATTTTGTAGAGAAGCATTGGGTTTCCGTAGATTGGGTTACCGGAATGTGGGGAACAACCTACAAACAAGACGGCTTTCGATAGGAATTCAGAGCATTTCGAATCCAGTCGACGATAAGCCAGTGGGACACTACAAATCAATATATATATGTCGGATAGTCCTAATTCCGAATCAAGGCAGAGTCGCACGAGAGCAAGTAAATGCAGAATTTAAAGATAACATTATGATAAAGAAAACAATATTGTATACGCTTTGCTGCGTAGTCGTTGCTATATCGCTCATCTCCACGTCGAAGCGATTCGGATACAACTCATTTATTGTACCCGTTAAGGCACAAAATAGTAACAATATATTATTACATTACAATCTAGGGGCGGCCTATGATTTGAGTGTCTCTTTAAGAATATTGGCAAGTAAGATTGTATTAAATGATACCGCGCGCCAGCAACGCACGACCACCGTATTCAGTGACGATAAATCATACATTAAAAGCAAGCTGTATGAATCGGGCGACATCAAAGTCGAATCAAACGACGATTTTGATCCGTCCACAATATCTAAGATTGACCTCCCATCTAAAGCGCTTCCCAAAGAAATGGTAAACAAAAATTTCTTTTTGATAACTCTAAAAATAGAAAATTATGTATCTTACTCGAACGAAATAACTATTAAGGTAGACTACGATACGATAACAATACGTTGTATAGGTGACCACGTCGATCGTATTAGTCTTGCGAATGATCTCTAAAGCGGGGGAGCAGATATGCCTTATAGCCACGATGTACTTGGTAATATGCCTTATAATCCAGGTTCTCAGTTTGAGGTGACAGGCATTTTCGGTGAGGATAGACCTGGGCATACCCATTACGGCATAGATTGGTCTGCGCCATTGGGAACACCAGTTCCGACAGCGTCGAGTGGTATAGTGTGGTATTCTGGATTCAATGCAACCTTTGGTAATACAGTAATAATTAAATCTGTTGGAGTGGATGGTTCTAATTATTACACATTATATGCCCACTTGGATGGTAAGGGTATGCCCAATGTGAGCACTGGCGGTCACGAAATTGCGGTTAATAAAGGTGACACAATCGGCTTTATAGGGAAAACAGGAAGCGAGTCAGGCGTCCGAGAAGGTAACGGTGTTCTTCACTTCGAGGTAATAGACGCCAATATAATCAATAATAGCTCAGGTAAAAACGTATTTTCGATACCGGAGGGATATCATCCGCACGAGGTTGATCCGACTAAGTTCAACAATTGGGCTCAGCAGCCAAGTGTTGGCCCGGGATCAAGTCAGACCCAACCCAATTCTCCCTCTTCTCAAGATCAGAATGCTGTTTCGCCGCCTGTTCAATTTCCAGATTGGCCAGCGCAGGTAATTGGCCCTCAAGGTTATAATTTTGACAACAATCGATTTGACAGCGGCGACTACGGCCCCTTGGGTGAAAGCCCGGTCAGGCTCGCATCATACGAAAGCTCATTCGATTTCGATAATTTTGTCCAGCAGCAGAGCGAAGGGTTAGGGAATTATTCGGATCCGTATTCAAACATCGGCAATGACTCTGATTACTCGGGTTCGCAATCTGGTCAAAATGATCGTATGTCAATTGTCGTTTCTCACCCTGATCAGGGGGAAGAGGCAGGTGGTGAGACCTCCGGTAATGGCTTCGATGCCTGGTCCAATGGACAGATGGACAAGGCACTTGGGGGGTCATTCGAAGACCCCTTGGCCGGTACCTGGTTGGAAAATAGATCAAGCAGCAGCGGAGATCAAAATCAGGCAGCTCCCGGATCTTCAAGCAGTCTAGATGGCTACACCCAATATGCATCTTTGGGCCGATACGACGTTCAACCGATCGATGCGGGTCCGCTTAATGAAACCGTCTCCGCTTCGAACGAAAACCCGAGCGGCGCGTCCTATGCGGATCTCGGCTCATACGGCGAGAACGCCGGCATCCTTCAGATGTACGGCGCCGGATATCAGTCGAACGGCAGCGATCCGTTCGCGGGCTCGTCGAGCCCATCGGCGTCCGGCGGTCAGCTTGGCGATTACGGCAATGCGTCGTCGGTCGGCGACACCTATGTGAGCGCGGAAGCGCGAACCGGCGCGACCGATCCCACGAGTTTCATGCTCACGCAGGGCGAGAGCCCGGACATCTACGCCTCGTCGGGGGCTACCAACGCCTTCACCAACACCGACATCCAGAACCCGGAGACCATTATCGGCACCGTGGATCCCGGCCTGAATGCGGTAACCGTGAACGG harbors:
- a CDS encoding adenylyl-sulfate kinase yields the protein MQRKILIMGLPGAGKTTLARELAPLLNAVLFNADEVRANVNRDLGFSVKDRIEQARRMGWLCDQVVKAGGTAIADFICPTAETRDAFGPALTIWLDRIREGRFQDTNKLFAAPEKYDMRVTAEGSPRHWAERILQELRPVFDPKKPTALFLGRYQPFHDGHRRLIEEGIRRVGQACVAVRDTQGTNEKNPFSFFDVKQRIEAGLSAFAGRYVIVPLPNISHVFYGRDVGYAVERIYLDDVIEAVSATKIRDEAGA
- a CDS encoding sulfotransferase domain-containing protein → MSTSSSENRSHVQTAIWLASYPKSGNTWVRIFLHNLMRELREQGEGAQSINALHELTARDALAAGFARRLGKPVAEATLREIAQARTEVQADLAHGRKGPVYVKTHNAVATIEGFPTINFDITLAAVYIVRNPLDVAVSYAHYSSLPAAKVIAFMANADANIDVDPRRVYEFLGSWSFHAASWMSVPHRPVLLVRYEDMLASPERTFGRLASFLRLKPNAKQLSRAIEKSSFAEAASQEERSGFTERPPTAGRFFRSGKAGQWREVLSQSEIEAVVRAHAPMMMRFGYLTEDCGWRG